One genomic window of Xanthobacter dioxanivorans includes the following:
- the sufD gene encoding Fe-S cluster assembly protein SufD encodes MEIYGPARGGAGLSGAGRPPDAAARAEADARALRVPHAARMLFVSGVLAPGESDLGALPEGVTALPLASAIAAGDALADRIGALAPERYDGAFALNAGFLGEGLVLRVAAGTRVEKPVHLAHVFPSDEAFAGFTRTIVVVEEGAELTLVESFSGRAGVAYHANHAVELVVEDTAVVHLVRLQEEGEAALHLSTLMVELGRGSRLDLFSLARGAGLSRYSVFGRFAGAGATAGIRGASLLKDRQHGDTTLLIDHAVAGCESRELFKTVLADRARGVFQGKIVVRRDAQKTDGRMMSQSLLLSDDAEMDNKPELEIFADDVQCGHGATAGALDDKMLFYLRSRGLPEKEAEKLLIQAFVGEAVEYVEDEALRDVLMDRMMVWLEQRAG; translated from the coding sequence ATGGAAATATACGGACCTGCGCGCGGCGGTGCGGGACTTTCCGGCGCTGGCCGGCCCCCCGACGCGGCGGCCCGCGCCGAGGCCGATGCCCGGGCCCTGCGCGTGCCCCATGCCGCGCGCATGCTGTTCGTCAGCGGGGTTCTGGCGCCCGGCGAATCCGATCTCGGGGCGCTGCCCGAGGGCGTCACCGCGCTGCCGCTGGCGAGCGCCATCGCGGCGGGCGATGCGCTGGCGGATCGCATCGGCGCGCTGGCGCCGGAGCGCTATGACGGGGCGTTCGCGCTCAATGCCGGCTTCCTCGGCGAAGGTCTGGTGCTGCGCGTCGCCGCCGGCACCCGGGTGGAAAAGCCGGTGCACCTCGCCCACGTCTTTCCCTCGGACGAGGCTTTCGCCGGCTTCACCCGCACCATCGTGGTGGTGGAGGAGGGCGCCGAGCTGACGCTGGTGGAGAGCTTCTCCGGCCGCGCCGGCGTCGCCTACCACGCGAACCACGCGGTTGAGCTGGTGGTGGAGGACACGGCGGTGGTCCATCTGGTCCGCCTCCAGGAAGAAGGCGAGGCCGCCCTGCATCTGTCCACGCTCATGGTGGAGCTGGGGCGGGGGTCGCGGCTCGACCTGTTCTCCCTGGCGCGCGGGGCGGGCCTGTCGCGCTATTCCGTCTTCGGCCGCTTCGCCGGCGCGGGGGCCACGGCCGGCATTCGCGGCGCCAGCCTGCTCAAGGATCGCCAGCACGGCGACACCACCTTGCTCATCGACCATGCGGTGGCGGGCTGCGAAAGCCGCGAGCTGTTCAAGACCGTGCTCGCCGACAGGGCGCGCGGCGTCTTCCAGGGCAAGATCGTGGTGCGTCGCGATGCCCAGAAGACGGATGGGCGCATGATGAGCCAGTCTCTGCTGCTGAGCGACGATGCGGAGATGGACAACAAGCCCGAGCTGGAGATCTTCGCCGACGACGTGCAGTGCGGCCATGGCGCCACCGCCGGCGCCCTGGACGACAAGATGCTGTTCTACCTGCGCTCGCGCGGCCTGCCCGAGAAGGAGGCCGAGAAGCTGCTGATCCAGGCCTTCGTGGGCGAGGCGGTGGAATATGTGGAGGACGAGGCGCTGCGCGACGTCCTCATGGACCGCATGATGGTGTGGCTGGAGCAACGCGCGGGGTGA
- a CDS encoding cysteine desulfurase: MTTASSPLHPAVSGDTFDVEAVRADFPALSLEVNGHPLVYLDNAASAQKPRQVIQRMVTAYEREYSNVHRGLHFLANAATEAFEEARESVRGFINAASVEEVIFTRSGTGAINTVASSLGQSIEAGDEIVLSIMEHHSNIVPWNFLRERKGAVIRWAPVREDGSFDFEAFQGLLSARTKIVAITQMSNVLGTVTPIKEIAAAAHAVGAKVVVDGCQAIVHMPVDVRDLDVDFYAVTGHKLYAPTGIGVLYGKLGLLAQMPPYEGGGEMIREVTEDYVTYGVPPHRFEAGTPPIVQAIGLGAAIEYVKSIGRERIEAHEHALSTYAHERLGMLNSLRIIGTAPGKGAIISFEMKGAHPHDVATVIDRYGVAVRAGTHCAQPLLARYGASATCRASFALYNTRADVDRLVDALVKAQDLFA; the protein is encoded by the coding sequence ATGACGACTGCCTCTTCCCCCCTCCACCCCGCCGTTTCCGGCGACACCTTCGACGTGGAGGCGGTGCGCGCCGATTTTCCGGCGCTGTCGCTCGAGGTGAACGGCCATCCGCTGGTCTATCTCGACAACGCCGCCTCGGCGCAGAAGCCGCGGCAGGTGATCCAGCGCATGGTGACCGCCTACGAGCGGGAATATTCCAACGTCCACCGCGGCCTGCATTTTCTCGCCAATGCCGCCACCGAGGCCTTCGAGGAGGCGCGCGAGAGCGTGCGCGGCTTCATCAATGCCGCATCGGTGGAGGAGGTCATCTTCACCCGCTCGGGCACCGGGGCCATCAACACGGTGGCGTCCTCGCTGGGCCAGTCCATCGAGGCGGGCGACGAGATCGTGCTGTCCATCATGGAGCACCATTCCAACATCGTGCCGTGGAATTTCCTGCGCGAGCGCAAGGGCGCGGTGATCAGGTGGGCGCCGGTGCGCGAGGACGGGTCGTTCGATTTCGAGGCGTTCCAGGGCCTGCTCAGCGCGCGCACGAAGATCGTCGCCATCACCCAGATGTCGAACGTGCTGGGCACGGTCACGCCCATCAAGGAGATCGCCGCCGCCGCCCACGCCGTGGGGGCGAAGGTGGTGGTGGACGGCTGCCAGGCCATCGTCCACATGCCGGTGGACGTGCGCGACCTCGACGTGGATTTCTACGCCGTCACCGGCCACAAGCTCTACGCGCCCACGGGAATCGGCGTGCTCTACGGCAAGCTGGGCCTGCTCGCGCAGATGCCACCCTACGAAGGTGGGGGCGAGATGATCCGCGAGGTGACGGAAGATTACGTCACCTATGGCGTGCCCCCCCACAGATTTGAAGCTGGAACACCTCCAATTGTTCAGGCGATCGGACTGGGCGCCGCCATCGAATATGTGAAGTCCATCGGCCGCGAACGCATCGAAGCGCACGAGCATGCGCTTTCGACCTACGCCCACGAGCGCTTGGGAATGCTCAATTCCCTGCGCATCATCGGCACCGCGCCGGGCAAGGGCGCCATCATCTCATTCGAGATGAAGGGGGCCCATCCGCACGACGTGGCCACCGTCATCGACCGCTACGGCGTCGCGGTGCGGGCCGGCACCCATTGCGCGCAGCCGCTTTTGGCCCGATATGGTGCTTCAGCGACGTGCCGCGCATCCTTTGCCCTTTACAACACGCGCGCCGACGTGGACCGTCTGGTGGACGCCCTCGTCAAGGCGCAGGATTTGTTCGCATGA
- a CDS encoding SUF system Fe-S cluster assembly protein has product MTDTNAPDTKAAEAAHQPQIKSAIPEAELTRLTDEIVGALKTVYDPEIPVDIYELGLIYKVDISDDHTVAVEMTLTTPNCPAAAELPGMVESAVATVPGVADVKVDITFDPPWDQGRMSEEARATLNLW; this is encoded by the coding sequence ATGACCGATACGAACGCCCCCGATACGAAGGCCGCCGAGGCGGCGCACCAGCCGCAGATCAAGTCCGCCATCCCCGAGGCGGAGCTGACCCGCCTCACGGACGAGATCGTGGGCGCGCTCAAGACCGTCTACGATCCGGAGATCCCGGTGGACATCTATGAGCTGGGCCTCATCTACAAGGTGGACATCTCCGACGATCACACCGTGGCGGTGGAGATGACGCTGACCACCCCCAACTGCCCCGCCGCCGCCGAGCTGCCGGGCATGGTGGAAAGCGCGGTCGCGACCGTTCCGGGGGTCGCGGACGTGAAGGTGGACATCACCTTCGACCCGCCGTGGGACCAGGGCCGCATGTCCGAGGAAGCCCGCGCGACGCTCAACCTCTGGTGA
- a CDS encoding VOC family protein: MSGARPAPPLGRVVETGLYVDDLARARAFYEGVLGLAPMLADDRFAAYPVGGTVLLLFVRGTAGAAIALPFGGTIPPHDGTGRLHFAFAVAAEDMEPWRAHLTAHDVAIEGEVHWPKGSVSLYFRDPDGNLAEIASPGLWANY; encoded by the coding sequence GTGAGCGGCGCGCGCCCCGCTCCGCCGCTCGGCCGGGTGGTCGAAACCGGCCTCTACGTGGATGATCTCGCCCGCGCCCGCGCCTTCTACGAAGGCGTGCTGGGCCTTGCCCCCATGCTCGCCGACGACCGCTTCGCCGCCTATCCGGTGGGCGGCACGGTGCTGCTGCTGTTCGTGCGCGGCACCGCCGGCGCGGCGATCGCGCTGCCGTTCGGCGGCACCATCCCGCCCCATGACGGCACCGGCCGCCTGCATTTCGCCTTTGCCGTGGCGGCGGAGGACATGGAGCCCTGGCGGGCGCACCTCACCGCCCACGACGTCGCCATCGAGGGCGAGGTGCATTGGCCGAAGGGCTCCGTCAGCCTCTATTTCCGCGACCCCGACGGGAACCTGGCGGAGATCGCCAGCCCCGGGCTGTGGGCGAATTATTAG
- a CDS encoding homocysteine S-methyltransferase family protein produces MSKYRAALPQLSERVFLMDGGLETTLVFHQGIDLPFFAAADLLKDKAGTQRLRTYYDHYAGLAAEAGLGFVLDSPNWRSSPDWGARMGLSLSALEDINRSGVALMEEIRQRHETARAPMVVSGVVGPRGDGYKAEATMSAAEARDYHAWQIGIFARTSADMVAAYTLNYVEEAIGIALAAREAGLPAAVSFTLETDGRLPSGQSLKDAIRETDAATAGAPAYYLINCAHPTHFAGILEPGADWTARLRGLRANASRRSHAELDASPDLDAGDPVELGRLYRDIRTRMPQFTVLGGCCGTDHRHVEQIRFACTAQDRVA; encoded by the coding sequence ATGAGCAAGTATCGCGCGGCACTGCCGCAATTGTCCGAGCGCGTGTTTCTGATGGATGGCGGGCTGGAGACCACCCTCGTTTTCCATCAAGGTATTGATCTGCCCTTCTTCGCCGCCGCGGATCTGCTGAAGGACAAGGCGGGCACGCAGCGCCTGCGCACCTATTACGACCATTATGCCGGCCTTGCCGCCGAAGCCGGGCTCGGCTTCGTGCTGGATTCCCCCAACTGGCGCTCGAGCCCGGACTGGGGCGCCAGAATGGGCCTGTCCCTGTCGGCGCTGGAGGACATCAACCGAAGCGGCGTCGCCCTGATGGAGGAGATCCGCCAGCGGCACGAGACGGCGCGCGCCCCCATGGTGGTCTCCGGCGTGGTGGGTCCGCGCGGCGACGGCTACAAGGCGGAGGCGACGATGAGCGCGGCCGAGGCCCGCGATTACCACGCCTGGCAGATCGGCATCTTCGCGCGCACCTCGGCCGACATGGTCGCGGCCTACACGCTGAACTATGTGGAGGAAGCCATCGGCATCGCGCTGGCGGCGCGGGAGGCCGGGCTTCCGGCCGCCGTCTCCTTCACCCTGGAAACGGACGGGCGCCTGCCGTCCGGCCAGTCGCTGAAGGATGCGATCCGGGAGACCGACGCGGCCACCGCAGGCGCACCGGCCTATTACCTCATCAATTGTGCCCACCCCACCCATTTTGCCGGCATCCTCGAGCCGGGGGCGGACTGGACGGCGCGCCTGCGCGGGCTGCGCGCCAACGCCTCGCGCCGCAGCCACGCGGAACTCGACGCCTCGCCGGACCTCGACGCCGGCGATCCGGTGGAGCTTGGCCGCCTCTATCGCGACATCCGCACGCGCATGCCCCAGTTCACGGTGCTCGGCGGCTGCTGCGGCACCGACCACCGCCACGTGGAGCAGATCCGCTTCGCCTGCACGGCGCAGGATCGGGTGGCGTGA
- a CDS encoding TetR/AcrR family transcriptional regulator translates to MLDQAPRRGSETRERILALAEEAVLAKGFAATSIEELISAVGITKSGFFYHFKDKTELAKAMMLRYLERDRALLDDLFRRADELHEDPLHGLLIALKLFAEMMAQLPEAHPGCLAASFCYQDQLFNREIRELNARSMLAWRDRFRARFEAIAMAHPPREPLDVEALSDMLATLVEGALILGRALKDPTILPRQVLQFRTHVRLLFSERTAG, encoded by the coding sequence ATGCTTGACCAGGCGCCGCGCAGAGGCAGCGAGACGCGCGAGAGGATCCTCGCGCTGGCGGAGGAGGCCGTCCTGGCCAAGGGCTTCGCGGCCACCTCCATCGAGGAGCTGATTTCCGCGGTCGGCATCACCAAGAGCGGATTTTTCTATCATTTCAAGGACAAGACCGAGCTCGCCAAGGCCATGATGCTGCGCTATCTGGAGCGCGACCGGGCCCTGCTCGACGATCTGTTCCGCCGCGCCGACGAACTGCACGAAGACCCGCTGCATGGGCTGCTCATCGCGCTGAAGCTGTTCGCGGAGATGATGGCACAGCTCCCCGAGGCCCATCCGGGCTGCCTCGCCGCTTCCTTCTGCTACCAGGACCAGCTGTTCAACCGGGAGATTCGCGAGCTGAACGCCCGGTCCATGCTGGCCTGGCGCGACCGCTTCCGGGCGCGGTTCGAGGCCATCGCCATGGCTCATCCGCCCCGGGAGCCGCTGGACGTGGAGGCCCTGTCCGACATGCTGGCGACCCTGGTGGAGGGCGCGCTGATCCTCGGCCGGGCGCTGAAGGACCCCACCATCCTGCCGCGGCAGGTGCTGCAGTTCAGGACTCATGTGCGCCTGCTGTTCTCGGAGCGGACGGCCGGGTAG
- the proS gene encoding proline--tRNA ligase has translation MRLSRYFLPILREVPKEAEIVSHRLMLRAGMIRQEAAGIYAWLPLGHRVLNKVCNIIREEQNRSGAIEMLMPTIQSADLWRESGRYDDYGKEMLRIKDRHERDMLFGPTNEEMITEIVRAYVKSYKALPLNLYHIQWKFRDEVRPRFGVYRSREFLMKDAYSFDLDAAGARHSYNKMFVAYLRTFARMGLKAIPMVADTGPIGGNLSHEFIILASTGESEVFCHGDYLDMAPPSADVNFDDAAGLQSVFDRWTQLYAATSEKHDEAAFNAIPEPRRMAARGIEVGHIFYFGTKYSEPFGARVQGPDGTERTLHMGSYGIGPSRLVAAMIEASHDEAGIIWPDAVAPFQVGILNLKAGDSATEAACGGLYAALTAAGYDVLYDDTDERAGAKFATADLIGLPWQILVGPKGLAEGKVELKRRVDGSRELIAPGDILERLKA, from the coding sequence ATGCGTCTCTCCCGCTATTTCCTTCCCATCCTGCGTGAAGTCCCGAAGGAGGCGGAGATCGTCTCGCACCGCCTGATGCTGCGGGCGGGCATGATCCGGCAGGAGGCGGCGGGCATCTATGCCTGGCTGCCGCTGGGCCACCGCGTGCTCAACAAGGTGTGCAACATCATCCGCGAGGAGCAGAACCGCTCCGGCGCCATCGAGATGCTGATGCCCACCATCCAGTCCGCCGACCTGTGGCGGGAGAGCGGGCGCTACGACGATTATGGCAAGGAGATGCTGCGTATCAAGGACCGGCACGAGCGCGACATGCTCTTCGGCCCGACCAACGAGGAGATGATCACCGAGATCGTCCGCGCCTACGTGAAGTCCTACAAGGCCCTGCCGCTGAACCTCTACCATATCCAGTGGAAGTTCCGGGACGAGGTGCGCCCGCGCTTCGGCGTCTACCGCTCGCGCGAGTTCCTGATGAAGGACGCCTATTCCTTCGACCTCGATGCCGCCGGCGCCCGCCATTCCTACAACAAGATGTTCGTCGCTTATCTGCGCACTTTCGCGCGGATGGGGCTCAAGGCGATTCCGATGGTGGCGGACACGGGACCGATCGGCGGCAATCTTTCCCACGAGTTCATCATCCTCGCCTCCACCGGCGAGAGCGAGGTGTTCTGCCACGGCGACTATCTCGACATGGCGCCGCCCTCCGCCGACGTGAACTTCGACGACGCGGCCGGGCTGCAGTCCGTGTTCGACCGCTGGACGCAGCTTTACGCCGCCACCTCGGAGAAGCACGACGAGGCCGCCTTCAACGCCATTCCCGAGCCGCGCCGCATGGCGGCGCGCGGCATCGAGGTGGGGCACATCTTCTATTTCGGCACCAAGTATTCCGAGCCCTTCGGCGCCCGGGTGCAGGGGCCGGACGGCACCGAGCGCACGCTCCACATGGGCTCCTACGGCATCGGGCCGTCCCGCCTCGTGGCCGCCATGATCGAGGCCAGCCATGACGAGGCCGGAATCATCTGGCCGGATGCGGTGGCCCCGTTCCAGGTGGGCATCCTCAACCTCAAGGCCGGCGACAGCGCCACCGAGGCCGCCTGCGGCGGGCTTTACGCGGCGTTGACGGCGGCAGGCTATGACGTGCTGTACGACGACACCGACGAGCGGGCGGGCGCGAAGTTCGCCACCGCCGACCTCATCGGCCTGCCGTGGCAGATCCTGGTGGGGCCGAAGGGCCTCGCCGAGGGCAAGGTGGAACTGAAGCGCCGCGTGGACGGCTCGCGCGAACTGATCGCGCCGGGCGACATCCTGGAGAGGCTGAAGGCATGA
- a CDS encoding lipoprotein-releasing ABC transporter permease subunit produces MTATGAVTRSGEDPVATRPFAPFEWMLSLRYLRARRKEGFISVIAGFSFLGIMLGVATLIIVMAVMNGFRQELLGKILGLNGHVLVQPLESPLTDYAAVAERIAKLNGIRLAVPLVEGQALASSPFGASGVLVRGLAEKDLRELPSISHNIRQGTLENFDQGQGIAIGKRLADQLSLRAGDNITLVAPRGAVTPMGTSPRIKVYKIAAVFEIGMSEYDSAFVFMPLPEAQAYFNRNGDVNAIEVYLHNPDDVGELRAAIQSSAERPVYLVDWRLRNATFFNALQVERNVMFLILTLIVLVAALNIVSGLIMLVKDKGHDIAILRTMGATRGAIMRIFLITGASIGVVGTLSGLLLGVVVCLNIESIRQFISWLTATELFSPELYYLSRLPAQMNFGETASVVLMALALSLFATLYPSWRAARLDPVEALRYE; encoded by the coding sequence ATGACGGCAACCGGGGCGGTGACGCGGAGCGGCGAGGACCCGGTGGCGACGCGCCCGTTCGCGCCGTTCGAGTGGATGCTGTCGCTGCGCTACCTGCGGGCCCGGCGCAAGGAAGGCTTCATCTCCGTCATCGCCGGCTTCTCCTTCCTCGGCATCATGCTGGGGGTGGCGACCCTCATCATCGTCATGGCGGTGATGAACGGCTTCCGGCAGGAATTGCTGGGCAAGATCCTCGGCCTCAACGGCCACGTCCTCGTCCAGCCGCTTGAATCGCCGCTGACCGACTATGCGGCGGTGGCCGAGCGCATCGCCAAGCTCAACGGCATCCGCCTCGCGGTGCCGCTGGTGGAGGGGCAGGCGCTGGCCTCCTCGCCCTTCGGCGCCTCGGGCGTGCTGGTGCGCGGCCTCGCCGAGAAGGACCTGCGCGAGCTGCCCTCCATCTCCCACAACATCCGCCAGGGCACGCTGGAGAATTTCGACCAGGGGCAGGGCATCGCCATCGGCAAGCGCCTCGCCGACCAGCTCTCGCTCCGGGCCGGCGACAACATCACCCTGGTGGCGCCACGCGGCGCCGTGACCCCCATGGGCACCTCGCCGCGCATCAAGGTCTACAAGATCGCCGCGGTGTTCGAGATCGGCATGTCGGAATACGACAGCGCCTTCGTCTTCATGCCGCTGCCCGAGGCGCAGGCCTATTTCAACCGCAATGGCGACGTGAACGCCATCGAGGTCTACCTCCACAATCCCGACGACGTGGGCGAGCTGCGCGCCGCCATCCAGAGCTCGGCCGAGCGGCCGGTCTACCTGGTGGACTGGCGGCTGCGCAACGCCACCTTCTTCAACGCGCTCCAGGTGGAGCGCAACGTCATGTTCCTGATCCTCACCCTGATCGTGCTGGTGGCGGCGCTCAACATCGTGTCCGGCCTCATCATGCTGGTGAAGGACAAGGGGCACGACATCGCCATCCTGCGCACCATGGGGGCGACGCGCGGGGCGATCATGCGCATCTTCCTGATCACCGGCGCCTCCATCGGCGTGGTGGGCACCCTTTCGGGGCTGCTGCTGGGGGTGGTGGTGTGCCTCAACATCGAGAGCATCCGCCAGTTCATCTCCTGGCTCACCGCAACCGAGCTGTTCTCGCCGGAGCTGTATTATCTGAGCCGGCTGCCCGCCCAGATGAATTTCGGCGAGACCGCCTCCGTCGTGCTCATGGCGCTGGCGCTGTCGCTGTTCGCCACCCTCTATCCCTCCTGGCGGGCGGCCCGGCTCGATCCGGTGGAAGCCCTGAGATACGAGTGA
- a CDS encoding ABC transporter ATP-binding protein produces MDTPVNPRGRTAQGARPPLALALTGVVRRYSQGQGAIEVLRGADLAISHGQSVALVAPSGSGKSTLLHIAGLLEQSDAGEVFIDGIPTARLGDGERTRIRRLSIGFIYQFHHLLPELSAVENVSMPQMIRGLSRKEADARAKDLLTYLGLGARLTHRPSELSGGEQQRVAIARALANAPRLLLADEPTGNLDPKTSDHVFGALTELVRATGVAALIATHNLELASRMDRRVTLREGKVVELA; encoded by the coding sequence ATGGACACCCCCGTTAATCCCCGAGGCCGCACCGCCCAGGGTGCCCGACCCCCGCTCGCGCTGGCGCTGACCGGCGTGGTGCGCCGCTATTCGCAGGGGCAGGGGGCCATCGAGGTCCTGCGCGGGGCGGACCTTGCCATCTCCCACGGCCAGTCGGTGGCGCTGGTCGCGCCCTCCGGCTCCGGCAAGTCCACGCTGCTGCACATCGCCGGGCTGCTGGAACAGTCGGATGCCGGGGAGGTGTTCATCGACGGCATCCCCACCGCGCGCCTCGGCGACGGGGAGCGCACGCGCATCCGCCGCCTGTCCATCGGCTTCATCTACCAGTTCCACCATCTGCTGCCGGAACTCTCGGCGGTTGAGAACGTGTCCATGCCGCAGATGATCCGCGGCCTCTCGCGCAAGGAGGCGGACGCGCGGGCCAAGGACCTGCTGACCTATCTCGGCCTCGGCGCCCGCCTGACGCACCGGCCCTCGGAGCTGTCCGGCGGCGAGCAGCAGCGGGTGGCCATCGCCCGCGCGCTCGCCAACGCGCCGCGCCTCTTGCTGGCGGACGAGCCCACCGGCAACCTCGACCCCAAGACCTCCGACCACGTCTTCGGAGCCCTGACGGAACTGGTGCGCGCCACCGGCGTCGCCGCCCTCATCGCCACCCACAACCTGGAGTTGGCTTCGCGCATGGACCGCCGCGTCACGCTGCGCGAGGGCAAGGTGGTCGAGCTCGCCTGA
- a CDS encoding YdcF family protein → MDSFFTASKVLWFLVAPSNALVLLAVLGLLLRAVRLRRLGGALIVVAVAGWVVLGFSPAANYLFAPLEDRFPQFAQDGRPVTGIIVLGGAEVPEVGLARGVPAFAEAGERAIAFGALARKYPDARLAFVGGSGALLPGGPALEAEMMRLALPDLGIPVARVEFEEKSRNTAENAEFARAVLKPRPGERWLLVTSAFHMPRAMGCFRKAGFDVVAYPVDYRTIGPGGLDAPFSRAASGLNLTDVGVKEWVGLIAYYFSGKTTALFPAP, encoded by the coding sequence ATGGATTCCTTCTTCACCGCCTCGAAGGTGCTGTGGTTCCTGGTGGCGCCGTCCAATGCGCTGGTGCTGCTGGCCGTGCTCGGCCTGCTGCTGCGGGCCGTCCGCCTGCGTCGGCTGGGCGGAGCGCTGATCGTGGTGGCGGTGGCGGGCTGGGTGGTGCTCGGCTTTTCGCCGGCGGCGAACTACCTGTTCGCCCCACTCGAGGACCGCTTTCCCCAGTTCGCGCAGGATGGCCGGCCGGTCACCGGCATCATCGTGCTCGGCGGCGCCGAGGTGCCGGAAGTCGGCCTCGCCCGCGGCGTGCCGGCCTTCGCCGAGGCCGGCGAGCGGGCCATCGCCTTCGGCGCGCTGGCCCGCAAATATCCCGACGCGCGCCTCGCCTTCGTCGGCGGTTCGGGCGCGCTGCTGCCGGGCGGCCCGGCGCTGGAGGCGGAGATGATGCGCCTCGCCCTGCCGGATCTCGGCATTCCGGTCGCGCGGGTGGAGTTCGAGGAGAAATCCCGCAACACCGCGGAGAATGCCGAATTCGCCAGGGCGGTGCTGAAGCCCAGGCCGGGGGAGCGCTGGCTGCTGGTGACCAGCGCCTTCCACATGCCGCGCGCCATGGGCTGCTTCCGCAAGGCCGGCTTCGACGTGGTCGCCTATCCGGTGGACTATCGCACCATCGGCCCCGGCGGCCTCGACGCCCCCTTCTCGCGCGCCGCCTCCGGCCTCAACCTCACCGACGTGGGGGTGAAGGAGTGGGTGGGCCTGATCGCCTACTATTTTTCCGGCAAGACCACGGCGCTGTTTCCCGCCCCGTGA
- a CDS encoding DUF3253 domain-containing protein, whose translation MTNAPQPSPDAEDHLPDEAEAEAVLLRLSAACAPGKSLSPMDAAQALMPKDQWQRALPLVRRVAVRLALDGRLMIYRKGKVVDPADFRGVYRLGPPRDE comes from the coding sequence ATGACCAACGCTCCGCAGCCAAGCCCTGACGCCGAGGACCACCTGCCCGACGAGGCGGAAGCCGAGGCGGTGCTGCTGCGCCTGTCGGCGGCGTGCGCGCCGGGCAAGAGCCTCAGTCCCATGGACGCGGCGCAGGCGCTGATGCCGAAGGACCAGTGGCAGCGCGCCCTGCCCCTGGTGCGGCGCGTGGCGGTCCGGCTGGCGCTGGACGGGCGCCTGATGATCTATCGCAAGGGCAAGGTGGTGGACCCCGCCGACTTCCGCGGCGTCTACCGCCTCGGCCCGCCGCGCGACGAGTGA
- a CDS encoding DUF1489 family protein: MPLHLIKLCVGATSIADLEDWIAGRAAAARKAGVAFEQVHVTRMVPARRDELLSGGSLYWVIKGEVAARQTLLDLRTFVDGEGIRRCALVLDPQVVPVVPRPARPFQGWRYLAPGEAPKDLAREEAAGDLPEEMRRELRDLGLL; encoded by the coding sequence ATGCCGCTTCACCTCATCAAGCTCTGCGTCGGCGCGACCTCCATCGCCGATCTGGAGGACTGGATCGCCGGACGTGCCGCCGCCGCCCGCAAGGCCGGCGTCGCCTTCGAGCAGGTGCACGTGACCCGCATGGTGCCGGCGCGGCGGGACGAGCTGCTTTCCGGCGGCTCGCTCTACTGGGTGATCAAGGGGGAGGTGGCGGCGCGCCAGACGCTTCTCGACCTGCGCACCTTCGTCGACGGCGAGGGCATCCGGCGGTGCGCCCTGGTGCTCGATCCGCAGGTGGTGCCGGTGGTGCCGCGTCCGGCGCGGCCGTTCCAGGGCTGGCGCTACCTGGCGCCCGGCGAGGCGCCGAAGGATCTCGCCCGCGAGGAGGCCGCCGGCGACCTGCCCGAGGAGATGCGCCGCGAGCTGCGCGATCTCGGCCTTCTGTGA
- a CDS encoding helix-turn-helix domain-containing protein, whose protein sequence is MAVKDRGGTHLETGAQVITGQLGKTIQRLRKAYNLSLSDLAEQSGVAKSIISQIERNETNPTLATVWRLSQALDMSVERVLASSDDAPFVEKLTRADTPILLSEDGLVRLSIIGWIKTVEWLQYYDLYAEPKGELDSDGHQRGSIECLTVLSGALEVEVGGVIETVREGETVRYRCDRRHVIRNRSDTQAHAFMVCLLKAAVLE, encoded by the coding sequence ATGGCTGTGAAGGACCGCGGCGGGACCCATCTGGAGACCGGTGCGCAAGTCATTACCGGGCAGCTCGGCAAGACCATCCAGCGCCTGCGCAAGGCCTACAACCTCTCGCTCTCGGATCTCGCCGAGCAGTCCGGCGTGGCGAAATCCATCATCAGCCAGATCGAACGCAACGAGACGAACCCGACGCTGGCCACCGTCTGGCGGCTGTCGCAGGCGCTCGACATGTCAGTGGAGCGGGTGCTCGCCTCCTCCGACGACGCCCCCTTCGTGGAGAAGCTGACGCGGGCCGACACGCCGATCCTGCTCTCCGAGGACGGGCTGGTTCGCCTGTCCATCATCGGCTGGATCAAGACGGTGGAGTGGCTGCAATATTACGACCTGTACGCCGAGCCCAAAGGCGAGCTCGATTCGGACGGCCACCAGCGCGGCTCCATCGAGTGCCTCACCGTGCTCTCCGGCGCGCTCGAGGTGGAGGTGGGCGGCGTCATCGAGACCGTGCGCGAGGGCGAGACGGTGCGCTATCGCTGCGACCGCCGCCACGTCATCCGCAACCGCTCCGACACCCAGGCCCACGCCTTCATGGTGTGCCTGCTGAAGGCGGCCGTGCTGGAGTGA